The following are encoded in a window of Castanea sativa cultivar Marrone di Chiusa Pesio chromosome 9, ASM4071231v1 genomic DNA:
- the LOC142609351 gene encoding uncharacterized protein LOC142609351 produces the protein MGKASRDKRDIYYRKAKEEGWRARSAFKLLQIDEEFNIFEGVKRVVDLCAAPGSWSQVLSRRLYLPAKLSPDSRESDLPLIVAIDLQPMAPIEGVIQVQGDITNARTAEVVIRHFEGCKADLVVCDGAPDVTGLHDMDEFVQSQLILAGLTIVTHVLREGGKFIAKIFRGKDTSLLYCQLKLFFPLVTFAKPKSSRNSSIEAFAVCENYSPPEGFNPKDLYRLLEKVGSPSGGEDLDCSSGWLEGPNKVYIPFLACGDLSGYDSDRSYPLPKVVDGTYKSLDPVQPPIAPPYKRALELKKASSHGIQELEKLSLDS, from the exons ATGGGCAAAGCTTCAAGAGACAAGAGG GATATATACTAcagaaaagcaaaagaagaaggTTGGCGTGCTCGAAGTGCCTTTAAGCTCCTTCAAATAGATGAGGAATTCAACATATTTGAAG GAGTGAAGCGTGTGGTAGATTTATGTGCTGCCCCTGGTAGCTGGAGTCAG GTTTTGAGTCGTAGATTGTATCTGCCAGCAAAGCTTTCTCCCGATTCAAG GGAGAGCGATCTTCCTCTGATTGTAGCCATTGATTTGCAGCCCATGGCTCCAATTGAAGGTGTTATCCAGGTGCAAGGTGATATAACAAATGCTCGAACAGCTGAAGTG GTTATTAGACATTTTGAGGGTTGCAAAGCTGACCTGGTTGTTTGTGATGGTGCTCCTGATG TAACTGGTCTTCATGACATGGATGAATTTGTTCAGTCCCAGCTTATACTAGCG GGTTTAACAATTGTTACTCATGTACTTAGAGAAGGTGGAAAgtttattgcaaaaatatttCGCGGGAAAGATACAAGTCTTCTTTACTGTCAG ctgaaattatttttcccTCTCGTGACTTTTGCAAAACCAAAAAGCAGCCGTAATTCCAGTATAG AGGCCTTTGCAGTTTGCGAGAATTATTCCCCTCCCGAAGGATTTAATCCAAAAGATCTATATCGCCTGCTAGAAAAGGTGGGGAGTCCATCTGGAGGAGAAGATCTAG ATTGCAGTAGTGGATGGTTGGAAGGGCCAAATAAGGTGTATATCCCATTTCTAGCTTGTGGGGACCTTTCTGGGTATGATTCTGACCGTTCGTATCCGTTACCGAAAGTTGTTGATGGAACTTACAAGAGCTTGGATCCTGTACAGCCCCCAATTGCCCCTCCGTATAAGAGAGCTCTTGAATTGAAGAAAGCATCCAGTCATGGGATCCAAGAGCTTGAAAAGCTCTCCTTGGATTCTTGA
- the LOC142610243 gene encoding sulfoquinovosyl transferase SQD2, which produces MTTSSLSINPTLSPPFFSTCSSSFSFSPYSSPSLYSKFSVKVSNFSSQRTKPISLFAKQASGLCFLEGSKSSSHKRRELLVVKADGNINNNNNNMTITEVREEEEMDAPLLDSETLSRPRRIALFVEPSPFAYVSGYKNRFQNFIRNLREMGDEVMVVTTHEGVPQEFYGAKLIGSRSFPCPWYQKVPLSLALSPRIISEVARFKPDIIHASSPGIMVFGALAIAKLLCVPIVMSYHTHVPVYIPRYTFSWLVTPMWLVIKFLHRAADLTLVPSVAIGRDLEAARVTAANKIRLWKKGVDSDSFNPCFRSQEMRLRLSDGEPEKPLIVHVGRLGVEKSLDFTKRVMDELPEARIAFIGDGPYREELEKLFAGMPAVFTGMLGGEELSQAYASGDVFLMPSESETLGLVVLESMSSGIPVVGVRAGGIPDIIPPEQEGKTGYLYSPGDLDDCLSKLKPLLHDRELRETMGKAAREEMEKYDWKAATRTIRNEQYNAAIWFWRKKRAQLLRPLQWLAKRLFPSPEVI; this is translated from the exons ATGACCACGTCTTCTCTCTCTATAAATCCcactctctctcctccattTTTCTCTACCTGTTCTTCATCCTTTTCATTTTCACCTTATTCTTCTCCTTCTTTGTACTCAAAGTTTTCCGTTAAAGTTTCCAACTTTAGCTCCCAAAGAACAAAACCCATTAGCCTTTTTGCCAAACAAGCTTCCGGGTTGTGTTTTCTTGAAGGGTCGAAGAGTTCGAGCCATAAAAGGAGAGAGCTTTTAGTTGTTAAAGCAGACGGTAAcattaacaataacaataacaatatgaCTATCACTGAGGTTAGAGAAGAAGAGGAGATGGATGCTCCTTTGCTTGATTCTGAGACCTTATCAAGGCCTCGCCGTATTGCTCTCTTTGTTGAGCCTTCTCCTTTCGC ATATGTATCAGGGTATAAAAACCGGTTCCagaattttattagaaatttacGTGAAATGGGGGATGAG GTAATGGTTGTGACCACACATGAAGGAGTGCCCCAGGAATTTTATGGAGCAAAATTGATTGGATCACGGAG ctTTCCATGTCCCTGGTACCAGAAAGTGCCACTTTCCCTGGCACTCAGTCCTAGAATAATTTCAGAGGTTGCCCGATTTAAGCCTGATATAATTCATGCTTCATCACCAGGAATAATg GTATTTGGAGCTCTCGCCATTGCAAAACTATTGTGTGTCCCCATAGTTATGTCTTACCACACTCATGTGCCAGT ATATATCCCAAGATATACATTCAGTTGGCTGGTGACACCCATGTGGTTGGTTATAA AGTTTCTACACAGAGCAGCTGATCTTACACTGGTGCCCTCAGTTGCTATTGGCAGGGATCTTGAAGCAGCTAGAGTGACAGCTG CCAACAAGATTCGTCTTTGGAAGAAGGGTGTTGATTCTGATAGCTTCAACCCCTGTTTCCGTTCTCAAGAAATGCGATTACGACTAAG CGATGGTGAACCTGAGAAACCATTGATAGTTCATGTTGGACGTCTAGGAGTTGAGAAAAGTTTGGATTTCACCAAGAG GGTAATGGATGAGCTTCCAGAAGCACGAATTGCTTTTATTGGAGATGGGCCATATAG GGAGGAGCTGGAAAAACTGTTTGCTGGCATGCCCGCAGTTTTTACAGGGATGCTAGGAGGTGAAGAGCTTTCACAGGCATATGCCAGTGGGGATGTTTTTCTTATGCCTTCAGAATCTGAGACACTTGGGCTAGTCGTTTTGGAATCCATGTCTTCTGGAATTCCTGTTGTGGGGGTTCGTGCTGGTGGAATCCCAGATATAATACCTCCAGAACAGGAGGGCAAAACTGGTTATCTATATAGTCCCGGCGACCTTGATGATTGCTTGAGCAAATTGAAGCCTTTGTTGCATGACCGAGAATTGAGAGAGACCATGGGGAAAGCTGCACGTGAAGAAATGGAGAAGTATGATTGGAAGGCAGCCACAAGAACGATTCGCAATGAACAATACAATGCTGCCATCTGGTTCTGGCGCAAGAAGAGAGCACAGCTACTGAGACCTCTTCAATGGCTGGCAAAACGCCTTTTTCCATCCCCAGAGGTTATATAG